A region of the Microcystis aeruginosa FD4 genome:
GAGGTCTTGTTCAAGAGTAACTGACATCTAAGGATTCTCCTATAGCGGTATGCAGTCGAATGAGGTATACTGCAACAAGCTATAAGTCAGTCTAGGCAAGACGATGGTCTGTATCTCACTCAAGCGAATACCGCTATAATAATGATAGTTATCAGTATTATTGTCTATCTTGTCTCAGGTGCTTGCCAAACATTGCGCCTCATTTTACCTTCCTGCATTCCCTAATTGTTGCCCTACCGCTACCATTATCTCAACTAATCTCCGAGCCGATAATGCCTGATTTTCCTGTAAAATTCCGGGTTCATCGCCTTAATCTAGCTGACGGCTGACTTAACCCTAATAACAATTTAAGCCAACCCTTTCTCAGCCAACCATTGAGGATTATATAAACGAGATTGATAACGGGCCCCACCATCACAAAGAACAGTAACAATAGTGTGGCCTGGCCCCATTTGTTTAGCTAAAGCTACTGCAGCACCAACATTAATACCCACAGAACCCCCCATAAATAAACCATCTTTTTGTAATAGTTGATAAACAACTTTGATGGCAGTGGGATCATCAATTTGAATGGCATCATCTATAGGTGCGCCTTCCATATTAGCCGTAATACGACTATTACCAATCCCTTCAGTAATTGAACTACCTTCAAGGGTAATTGTCCCGGTTTTCACATAACTATATAAACCGCTACCCATCGGATCCGCCACCAGGCAGCGCACCTGGGGATTTTGGTCTTTTAAAAACATCGCCACCCCCGCGTAGGTTCCCCCAGTTCCCGTGGCAGCCACCCAAGCATCAATTTTACCGTCGGTTTGTTCCCAGATTTCCTGGCCAGTGGTTTCGTAGTGAGCGCGACGATTAGCCAGATTATCGAATTGATTAGCCCAGATAGCATTTTCCATCTCGCTGGCCACTCTCCCCGATAATTTAACGTAATTATTGGCATCCCGGTAAGGAACGGCGGGAACAGTACGCACTTCCGCGCCAAGGGTTCTCAATAGGTCAATTTTCTCTTGGGATTGGGTATCGGGAATGATAATCAGGCATTTATAACCTTTAGCATTGCAGATATGCGCCAAACCGATGCCAGTATTGCCGGCGGTTCCTTCGACAACGGTTCCCCCCGGTTGGAGAGTACCAGCTTTTTCCGCTTCTTGGATAATATATAAAGCGGCGCGATCCTTGACCGAACCACCGGGGTTAAGAAATTCGGCCTTACCGAGAATCTCGCAGCCAGTTTCCTCGCTAAAACTATTGAGACGAATTAGGGGAGTATTACCCACCGCATCGACGAAACCATTTTTAATATCCATAATCTGTTATTTTTCGTGCTGTTCGTAGGCTGAGACGGTTTTTTGTCCTAAGGGATGACGCACCACATCGGCCCGCGATAGGTAAGAAAAAGCGATCCCTTCTACTGATTTTAGGATTTTTTGAGCGGCAATTAACCCCGATTCCTGTGGTTGCCGTAAATCGGTTTGGGTGACATCTCCAGTTACTACCATGCGCAAACCGAATCCCAAGCGAGTTAAGACCATCAATGCGATCGCACTTTCTCAACTGGGGAATTGAATCGTTGGCCAAATTCTACCACTTTAGCAAAAGCGACGGGAGCGAGGATGGCTAATTGGGCTAACATTTTTCAATTGTTGTCTTCGCTGGAAATATTGATTAAATTGGAAGTTTTTTAGCTGTTATTAGTTACTTAACCTAATATGGTGGTGGCATTCTGTAAGGAGTCCCGCCGTGACTAACAATTCGATCGAGCCTTTGACTATTGGCAATACGATTAATACTGCCTTCCGTCTTTATCGCAATCGCTTCCAAACTTATGTATTCTTTGCTGTCCGCGCCTGCTTGTGGTCGCTTCTTCCCTTAATTTTGCAATTAATTCTCAGTCAATTACTTTATCAAACAATTACCCCCGAAGAAGGCAGCGATATCGGTTTACGTTTATTTCTTTTCCCGATACAAATTTTCTCGGCCGCTAAGTCTCTTTTCAATAATGCGGTTATCTCACGATTAGCTTTTCAAGACATCATTTATCAGCCGGAAACTTCCGGACAAGCAGAAAAAAAAGTTAAGCCGAAAATGTGGCGCCTGTGGTGGTTGCAGGTTTTGATCGGTTTGTTGGGAGCGGCAATAATTTTGGCGATAACGCTGTCTCTGGTGCTAGTAAGTTTTATCCCCATCCTTGGTGTATTGCTTATTTTACTGGCTTTTTTCTGTCTTCCTTTTTTCTTCCTTTGGTTATCTGCTCGGATTTACATTGCCGAATTGCCCTTAGTAATTGAAGATAATTTAGGTAGTTGGCAAGCAATCAAGAGAGGTTGGCATTTAACTAAAAACTCGGCTTGGAGAATTGTGGGTGTGATATTGATTGCCAGTTTATTAATTATTCCAGTTTATCTTCTGTCGGCGGTTTTGGCTTCAATTCCCCTCTGGGTCAATTTTTTCTCTTTTTATAGTAGTTTGGAATCGGTGGAGGACTGGGAAACGCTCACGGAAAATCCTCTTTTTTTCCGACAAATGGCGATGTCTTCCTATGGGCTGATTACTATTTTCTCACTTCTGAGTATTTTATTAGTTCCTTTTTGGCAATCTCTCAAAAGTGTGATCTATAATCATCTTTTGAACCAGAAAAAAATAATGGGGGAGAATACTAATAACTGAGCGGCTGTTGGTCAGGGTAAGCTCATCTAATTTGGTATAAATTGTACTTGACAAAGATTTATAAATAGGGTAGGAAACTCCCTATAGCACTGTCCCGCACCGCCAGTACCCAGACTTAGCCTCTGCTACCTATGTATAGTTTATAAGTAGCCTTAGTCTAACTGTTGTTGATTAAAATTAAGGATCTTCGGGACTTGTTATGGGAATAATTAATTTAAAATAAAATTCGATGAGAGCGCCTACGCCCAAAAGTGGCTGAAATTCATACAGGTAAGGACTTTAGGCACAAACGGGTTAATACCAAAAGGCTGAAGAAATTATTGCTCAAGACCTATCGAAATTACGGCGGATTCATGTTTGTTCCGGTACATTCTCCACGCCGAAAGGCTTATCCAATAAGGAATTGACTGTGCCATAGGCATCAAGCAACCGCCGTAAAAAGACTAGGAATCGATGAAATCGCTCTAGTCAAAGGACAAAAAAATTACTGTGCAGTTTTAGTAAATTTAGATACGGGAAAACTAATAGCTATTCTAGAGAAGCGAACACAACATGAGTTGAGAAAAATGCTTACAGGCTGGGGAAAAGAGGTGTTAGGGCTAATTGAGGAAGTGAGCATAGACCTTTGGTTGCCCTATAAAAATCTGGTGAAAGAATTGATACCATCGGCCGAGGTAGTCGCCGATAGATTCCATGTAATGAAACAAATTAATCAAGAGTTAGACGAACAGAGAAGAGCAGAAAAAAGAGCCATAGAAGCGCAGAAAAATAAAAAACAGAAAGCGGAAAAAGAAGCCAAGCTAGAAGTTTTAAAGCGAAGTAAATATAGCCGGTTAAAAAATGAAGAAGATTTAACGGAAACCCAAAAAATCAAACTAGAAGCTATCAAAAAAACTTGGCCAAATTTGAAAGAGATGCACGAATTAAAGGAAGAATTCAGAAGGATGTACGAAACCTCAAAGAATCCGAGAGAAGGACTGCTATCCATCTCGGAATGGTTGGCAAAATCCTCCAGTATTTTTCCCAAGAGTTGTCAAACAATCCGAAACTGGTTTGGAGAAATCATTAGTTATTTCGAGCGAAGGACAACGAATGGATTAGTCGAGGGAATCAACAATAAACTTAAACTAATAAAACGGCGAGGCTATGGCTTGAGAAACTTTCGGAATTTTTGGGTTAGAAGTATGTTGTCTTGGCATTTTGTATGTTAATTTAGCATAAAGAGTAACGAAGAAGCAAATTTTATATGTCTGAACCGCCTCAATTTCTCCAACAACGTCTTTTTTATCAGGGTCGCGTCTTTCAATTTGAAGTCTCGAAACTCCGTTTACCTAACGGTGTCGAGGGAGAATGGGAATGTGTCCGTCATCCAGGGGGCGCTTTAGCAGTTCCGATCACCAAGGAAGGTCAATTAGTTTTAGTACGCCAGTATCGATTTAGTTTGCAAGCTCGAATTCTGGAATTTCCCGCAGGAACGATCGATGAAGGAGAAGACCCTGCTACGACGGTCAAACGAGAATTAGAGGAAGAAGCGGGCTATCGGGCGCACAATTGGCAATCTTTGGGTAAATTTGCCCTAGCACCAGGTTATTCCGATGAATACATCTATGCTTTTCTGGCGCGGGAGCTGGAAAAATTAAGCTTGCCCCCCGCTCAAGATGTCGATGAAGATCTAGAAGTGGTTTTTATGAGTTTTGAGGAAATGGAATCAGCGATCGCCAAGGGAGAATCGATCGATGCTAAAACTATTACTAGCTTCTATCTGGCCCGTTTAGCTCTTAATTAATCTTTTCAATCACCGCTTGTCCTAGTTGAATCAACTCAAAACCGATAAAAAGGCTTAAAATCAGGGTGACAGCCTGATTAAGCAGGGGTATATTGCCTTTGCCTAGAACAGAAGCGACGAATTTGACCACAACTAAAACGAGAGCGCTAACAACGGCGATTTTGACGGCTATCATAGATTAATTTTTCCTCACGGTTAACCAAAGTATACTATTTCTACACTTTTTCTGGCTAGTTTCACCTTGGGCTTGATACAAAATGTAGCATTTTGGTGGAGAGCGCTCCTGTCATTGCCAAAAATGCACAGGATTTTGTTAAGAATTTTACAATATAGTTGGATTTATTTGCTCAGAAGGAGATTTATGTCTAACCAAGAATCGATTTTTCCGTTCTCTCAAAAACCAGTGTATTCCTCCCTATTAAAGTCGATTTTATCGATAATATCAGTTATTTTAATTATGTTAGCAGTGATCGGCGGGCTAATGATGGTCAGTTTATCATTATGTTGGTCAGAACACAATATTGATCGATTAATCCTTGGCTTAGTAGAAGAAATTTTTAACCCATTTGCTTGGATCAAAGTTCCCACAGTTACTAATAGCTATCAATTATTATTACCCACAGTTATCCTGCTAATTTTTACCCAGTCAATCATTTTCTTGTCTCCGCGTCCGCAAGTTTGGTCAAGATTAGTCATTATTTCTATCACCCTAGCTATCACCCTGCGCTATCTACTCTGGAGAATTCTGGAAACCTTAAATCTTTCTACCCCTCTCAATGGCTTTTTTAGTTTACTCCTTTTAGGCATTGAGATGATGGTTTTAAGCAGTAGCATGATTCAGTTAGTTTTAGTCTTAACCACGAAGGATAGACGCAAAGAAGCTGATTTTTATAGCCAAGCGGTGATCGATAAACAGTATTTACCGACGGTAGATATCCTGATTCCCACCTATAATGAACCAGCTTTCATCTTAAAAAGAACTATTATTGGTTGTCAAGCCCTTAATTATCCCCATAAAAATATTTATATTCTCGATGATACCCAGAGAGCAGAAATTCATCAATTGGCAGAAAAATTAAATTGTCATTATCTGACTCGTGAGGATAGAAAAAACGCTAAAGCAGGTAATTTAAACCATGCTCTCAGACAAACTCAAGGAGAATTAGTGGTGGTTTTTGACGCAGATTTTATTCCTTGTCAGAACTTTCTAGAAAGAACTGTTGGCTGGTTTCAAAATCCCAAAATTGCCTTAGTGCAAACTCCCCAAAGCTTTTATAATGCAGATACTATTGCCCATAACTTAGGTTTAGAAAATATCGTTACTCCCGACGAAGAATTATTTTATCGTCATATCCAACCAGCTAAAGATGGGGTGGGTAGTCCTGTCTGCGCTGGCACTTCTTTTATTGTCAGAAGAAAAGCCTTAGAGGAAGTGGGCTACTTTAATATAGAATCTATTAGTGAAGACTATTTTACCGGGATTGCTATCTCTGCCAAAGGTTATGAAGTTATTTACTTAAATGAAAAACTCAGTGCTGGTTTATCTGCCGAAAGTTTATCAGCTTATTTACGGCAAAGATTGCGCTGGGCAAGGGGAACTTTACAGGCCTTTTTTATCAAAGCTAATCCCCTAAAAATTGCGGGACTAACTATACCCCAAAGATTGGCACACTTAGAAGGACTTTTATCTTGGTTTTCTCCCTTAGCTCGTTTATTTTCTCTGCTTATTCCTCTCCTTTATACCTTTGGATATATCGTACCTTTGAACATTACCATCGATGAGACAATCTATATCTTTTTACCCTACATGATGCTGCAGTTAGGCACTTATCACTGGTTAAATTCTCGCTCGCGCTCGATTGTTTTTTCTGAGGTACTATCGATGATTATTTGTGTCCCAACATCCCTAACAGTTCTCCATGTTCTTTGGAAACCCTTTGACAAAGGATTTCAGGTGACACCGAAGGGAATTGCTCGCCAAAATTATCAATATAATTGGCGTTTATCCTACCCATTGCTCTTTTTCCTAACTATTACTTTAATTAGTATTTTCTTTAATTTAAATCATCATAATTATCAAGAAAGTCACCTAAATTTTGGCTTGATTTTGGCTATATATAACGTGGTTATTATCATGACTGCTTTAGTGGCTTTATTGGAAGCTCCCCTCGCCCTAGAAACTCAATACCAATTGCTGGAATATCCTGTTAACTTGATAACAGAATCGGATATAATCATACAGGGCAATCTGAAAAAACTTTCGGAAATAGGGGCAGAAATTAACCTGAGTCAACCCATCTACCCGCCCGAATTACTCCTAGATATTTTAGGCGAAGATTTGCGCCTATCGTCTCATCTAGTCAATCTAGAAAAACGAGGAAAAATCTGGCAAGCAACCCTTAAATTCCAGCCACTTAGCCTATCAGAGCAGAGAAAACTAATTAATTTTCTGTTCTGTCGTCCTCAGCGCTGGCCAGTGAAAAATACGGCGGGAGAATTACAATCTCTTTGGTTGCTAATTATCAGCTTTTGTCGGGGAATAGGCTTGATTTGTCGGGTATTTCTGAATCGAAAAACAGCCCTTTAGTTTCGTCAAAAGTCGAAAATACTTATCGGACAATTACCTGCTGTTTGTCGTATCAACTGGCCTTTGTCTGTGATTTTACTCACAGTGCTATTCCTGTATTCTCACAGTTGTCACTTGACCAAAACTTGACAGTATTATAATAAAAGTAACCATTCTTAGATGGACTGGCTTATGAAAAATCGTTTATACCTTGACCTGATGGCTAATAAGGAAAAAGGGTTTGCCTTGCCTCTTGCCCTGTTAATTGGACTTATCCTGATGGGAACAGGAATAACTATGATGATGCGCGCGCAAGGAGACCAATCGAAAGTAGTTGCCCAAAAAGCCCGGGCTGATAGTTTAGCAAGTGCCGAAGCTGGGGTAGCTCGCGTGCAGGATTTACTCAATAGCGTTCGAGTTATGGCGAAGTTTCCTAGTCATTGTAAATCTGGGGAAGACTGTTGGCAGACCGCCGAAGTGGCTACTAATCCCAGTACCAAATTACAAAAAGATTTAAAAAAATTAGCCATTGCCACCGCCTGTGGTAATGACAGTCGTAGGGATGAAATTGCCAACAAAATCCTCGCACCAACTAATCAACGAGCAGAAAATCCAGGATTAAGAGATTTGACTACTGGTGAATGGTTTGATCTCGGTAATAATCGTTATTATCGCATGGTTGGATACAATTTTACCCCAAGGTCTGACCCCAAGATTCTGGGTTGGGGATATCTCACCCTCGAAGGACGTTCTCGCACCAGTCCCGAAACAGACTTAACTAAAACTAATATCGATAGAGATAGTGACGATAATGCCGCCTCCCGTAACCGGGTGGTGGTAACTATCCATATTGTTGGTTCCCTTCCCCCCGCATTCAATCGCTCCAAGGCTCCGGCTTTGTGGATAAACAAGGGGGCCACGGAAGATGCAGATCAAACCAGCCAGATGAGGTCGAATGCGGAGTATTCTGGCGGTGCTAAATTTGAAGGGGATGTGGTGATGAGCGATACCACATTTGACAAGGGAACTTTGCAACCAAAGCTAGAATGTTTTATTAACACGAACAAAATTCAACAGCCCAGACCTGCACTCGATACCCCCTACAAAGCGCAATTTGTCGATGAGAGCTTACCCAGTTTACCGAAGATTCCCGACAACGTTCCCGATAACCAGCGAAACCTAAAACTCTCCGAGAGCAAGACCATTTTTCCCAGAAGAGATGGGGATGGTGACATCACTGATACCACTTCTACCCGCAAGATTAACGATCAAGACGTAGAGGTATACGAGTATATCTTTGATTCTATCGACTTGAATGATCGGGAAATTACCATTACTCCAGGAGAACGGGTAATTTTCTATGTTAGACAGGATATTACTGGTAACGGTGGCATCGAACACGACTGCAGCACTGTTAGCTCACCCACGGTTTGTAAAGCGGGCAATCTACAGATTTATGCCTATAATCAATTAGCTTCAGATTCTGCGCAAATTTGTCTGAAAGGGAGCAAAAAACTAGAAGCGTTTATCTTTGCTCCTAACTATTCCCTCGGCAAAAACGGTAGCGGTGCTTTCGTCGGTGCCGCCTGGGGTAAAGATTGGGGCAAAAAGACGGACTGTGGCTCAAATAACGATGCTGTTGCTGTTACCCAAGGGGTAGAATGGACTGACTTACTCATCCCGAAACCAGGCTACTTAAAAAGTTTGCCCCGAGTTGGTAAGATTGCCAGTTGGTGTCAGGAACCCATACCGGAAAAGGATGATACCCCCACGAAGCCATCTAAGTGTGTACCCGATTAATTTCCCGATTGCTTCACCCTCTCCCAGTCCCTAAAAAACTTGAATAGAGAAAGGGTGGATTCAGTCCATCCTTTTTTTAACTTATCGGGTTGTTGAGGGGGGTTGAGGATTTCGGTTCAGGACAGGTTTTATTGGTGAAATCACAGCGATAAATTGCCGGTTTTTGCCAACTGAGGGGAATTTCCAGCAAATCCCTCGAACCGGTCATGGCTTGTCCCAGAAAGAGAGCCAGAGCGATACAATTGAGAATTGTATGGGCAATGCGCCAACGATGGGAACGGTCTTTATAGATATCTTCGACAATGGCCAGAGAGAAAATCATCAGTAATGATGCCGCCATACCGATATAGTAGTGGGACCAGTACCATTGGGCCGAGAGTCGCCAGACTCCATCCTGAGAACCGATAATAATTAAACCCATGCCAGTCAGGGTGGCAAAAATTCCGCGCCAGAGGCCTTGTCTAGCGCGGTAGAGACAGACCAAAGAGGTAATGGTGACAAAAAACATCAAAATCACAAAAAAGACCTGAAAGGAGTCTAATTTTCCGTCTTTTTGTTGATCGACAAAACCATTAAAACCGTAAACGACCGAGTAAGCTAGTGCTAACAGGTTAACCCCTACCACTGTACCCGTTAACCAGCGGCCTAAGCGTAGATGTTCTGGCCCAGCCACTGGGGGAATTTTACTTTTATTTCCTGCGTTGGTTTCTAGGCGACGTTGACGGGTTTGCCAAGCAAAGTTAACTACGAGGCCGATAATAGGGAAAACGACCACTATTGCTAGGACAGGATGAATTAGAGCCAGAAAATCGACGAATTGCATATAAATATCCCGAAAATCTCCGCAGAAAATCGTCAATAGTTGACAAGCTATAGCCTTGTTTTTTCAGCTTATCGCAGATATCAGGAGCCTGTCGTCAGGAGATTATTTTTATTTATTCTCCCCACACCCTACACCCCACACCCTACACCCCACACCCCACACCCTACACCCCACAACACCCCACACCCTACACCCCACACCCCCACTTGCCATTTCGGTCTAGGAACCTCTTTGATTATCGGCTAATCTAAAAGCAGCAATCCCTAGATTCAATCCTGACTATGAAACTGCAAGAACTTTTAACAAATATAACTCCGGTTTCCCCGATTTCTTCTCCTATCGCTTCTATTACCGAGATTACAGGAATTTCCACCAACTCCCATGCTTGTCAACCGGGAGATCTATTTATCGGTTTACCCGGTACTCGCGTCGATGGCGGCGAATTTTGGCGTTCTGCTTTGGAAACCGGGGCCGTAGCGGCGATTATCTCCCCGGCAGCCGCAGCTAAATTTCCCCCTCCGGAGGATGCTTCGGTGATGGTTGTGGAAGATTTAGTTGCTGCCACTGCTGCGATCGCTGCCAAATTTTATCATTATCCTGCCCAAACCCTAAAATTAATCGGTGTGACGGGAACCAACGGCAAAACCACCACCACCCATCTAATTGAATATTTTCTCAGCCAAGCAGAGATTCCCACCGCTTTATTCGGTACTCTTTACACCCGTTGGCAAGGATTCCAAGAAACCGCTAATCATACCACCCCTTTCGCTAACGAGTTACAAGCTAGTTTAGCCAAAGCGGTGAGCGCCGGCAATGAAATCGCCGTCATGGAAGTTAGTTCCCATGCACTGGCCCAGGGACGGGTACAGGGTTGTACTTTTCCCGTGACGGTGTTTACCAATCTCACCAGGGACCATCTCGATTATCACCTCGATATGGAGGATTATTTTGCCGCTAAAGCTAAATTATTTAGTCCCGATTATCTGCAAGGTAAGGCGATTATTAACCTTGATGATGAATATGGTCAACGATTAGCGGCCTCCCTCTCTCCACAACAGGTTTTAACCTATAGTGTGTCCGATGCTAGTGCCGATTTTTATACTAAAGATTTACACTATCAACCCACGGGAGTGGAAGGGGTGATGGTGACTCCCCAAGGGGAAATAGCCTTTGCTTCTCCTCTGGTGGGTCAATATAATCTAGCTAACCTCTTAGCGGCGGTGGCGGCAGTGTTAGAATGTGGTGTAGATTTAGGGAAAGTAATCGGTCAAATTCCCCAGTTTTCAGGAGTACCGGGGCGGATGGAACGGGTTAGCACCGCCCCTGACCAAGATATCAGCGTCATTGTCGATTATGCCCATACTCCCGACAGTTTAGAGAATGTTTTAACAGCTTCCCGGCCCTTTATTTCCGGTCGGATGATTTGTGTTTTTGGTTGTGGCGGCGATCGAGATCGAACCAAACGGCCGTTAATGGGTAAAATAGCCGCAGAATTAGCAGATTTAGCCATAGTTACCTCCGATAATCCCCGCACAGAGTCTCCCGAACGAATTCTTGAGGATATTATCGCTGGCATTCCCCCAGAAATTACTGTTCAGGTAATTAGCGATCGCGCTTTGGCCATTGACACGGCTATTCAAGCAGCACAACCGGGAGACGGAGTAATTATTGCGGGTAAGGGTCACGAAGACTATCAAATTTTGGGGACAGAAAAAATCCCTTTCGATGACCGCGAACAGGCCCGGACCGCTTTGGTGAAAGTGAAAAAGTGATTAGGGGATAGGAGACAGTTATCAGTTGCCAGTAAACAGTTATCAGTGACCAGTGAACAGGCCATCGGCGAATTTTTACCTAAAATGTCGGATGAATGCCCCCGCTACATTTTTCGACAAGATAAGCTTTTACGCATTTAAGTTACATTGACAGCATTACCCTTATTTTTCAGTGGGTGGAATTAAATATAAGATGAACCTAGGTTGGGCTTCGGCCGTGAGCTTTTGCCGAACGGTTGAAGCATGAAACCCAACGCCCGATTATGTTACGAAGTGCGCTAACCCATCTTACAAATAATTGTGCCTCCCTACTTATTAAACGGGTAAGAGTTGTTAGACGTGCTGACGGTTATTATTGCCAGTTTTTGATTGACGTAGAACGGCAAGAATACAACGGGACAAATAACAGGAATTGACTTAGGGTTAAAGGAATTTTATACCGATGCTCAAGGCAATACCGTAGAAAATCCACGTTATTTAAGCAAATCAGAAAAACGACTAAAAAAAGCACAAAGGAGATTATCAAAACGGTTCCGTCAAGGAAAAAAACAGTCTAAAAACTATCACAAGCAACGGATAAAAGTAGCTAGGCTTCATCTTAAAGTGTCAAGACAACGTCAAGACAAAGCAATTAAAGACGCTTTGGCGTTAGTCCAGTCTAATGATCTGGTAGTCTATGAGGCTTTAAAGGTAAGAGACTTAGTCAAAAACCGTAAGCTGGCCAAGTCGATTTCTGATGCTTCTTGGTATCAATTCACTGAATGGTTGAATTATTTGGCGTTGTCAGATCAGAATATGAAAGACGCAATGCAATCCTTGCTATCAAAGTAATTTCAGTTCCCAGCTGATTCGGATCATCTTTCAATTTGACAACGCCAATTATTTTGCTAAGATTTATCGGATTGTTTGTATTGCTGTACCACCGCATTTTACTAGCCAAGATTGTTCAGTTTGTGGAACGAGAGTTCAAAAAACCTTAAGCACTAGAACTCATCAATGTCCTAATTGTCAAACAGTCTTAGATAGGGAGCATAATGCAGCAATAAATATTCTTAAAAAAGGGTTACAATATTTGGGAAATCATCTCAACGGTACTGTTGGGCAAACAGAAACCGACCCAAACACCTTGGGAGAGTCCGGCAAGAAAGGTTCTTAATGGAGACATTGAGAATCTAAGCTGTCTCGTTGAAGCACGGAATTTCCGATA
Encoded here:
- a CDS encoding cysteine synthase A, which codes for MDIKNGFVDAVGNTPLIRLNSFSEETGCEILGKAEFLNPGGSVKDRAALYIIQEAEKAGTLQPGGTVVEGTAGNTGIGLAHICNAKGYKCLIIIPDTQSQEKIDLLRTLGAEVRTVPAVPYRDANNYVKLSGRVASEMENAIWANQFDNLANRRAHYETTGQEIWEQTDGKIDAWVAATGTGGTYAGVAMFLKDQNPQVRCLVADPMGSGLYSYVKTGTITLEGSSITEGIGNSRITANMEGAPIDDAIQIDDPTAIKVVYQLLQKDGLFMGGSVGINVGAAVALAKQMGPGHTIVTVLCDGGARYQSRLYNPQWLAEKGLA
- a CDS encoding NUDIX hydrolase, which gives rise to MSEPPQFLQQRLFYQGRVFQFEVSKLRLPNGVEGEWECVRHPGGALAVPITKEGQLVLVRQYRFSLQARILEFPAGTIDEGEDPATTVKRELEEEAGYRAHNWQSLGKFALAPGYSDEYIYAFLARELEKLSLPPAQDVDEDLEVVFMSFEEMESAIAKGESIDAKTITSFYLARLALN
- a CDS encoding glycosyltransferase — protein: MSNQESIFPFSQKPVYSSLLKSILSIISVILIMLAVIGGLMMVSLSLCWSEHNIDRLILGLVEEIFNPFAWIKVPTVTNSYQLLLPTVILLIFTQSIIFLSPRPQVWSRLVIISITLAITLRYLLWRILETLNLSTPLNGFFSLLLLGIEMMVLSSSMIQLVLVLTTKDRRKEADFYSQAVIDKQYLPTVDILIPTYNEPAFILKRTIIGCQALNYPHKNIYILDDTQRAEIHQLAEKLNCHYLTREDRKNAKAGNLNHALRQTQGELVVVFDADFIPCQNFLERTVGWFQNPKIALVQTPQSFYNADTIAHNLGLENIVTPDEELFYRHIQPAKDGVGSPVCAGTSFIVRRKALEEVGYFNIESISEDYFTGIAISAKGYEVIYLNEKLSAGLSAESLSAYLRQRLRWARGTLQAFFIKANPLKIAGLTIPQRLAHLEGLLSWFSPLARLFSLLIPLLYTFGYIVPLNITIDETIYIFLPYMMLQLGTYHWLNSRSRSIVFSEVLSMIICVPTSLTVLHVLWKPFDKGFQVTPKGIARQNYQYNWRLSYPLLFFLTITLISIFFNLNHHNYQESHLNFGLILAIYNVVIIMTALVALLEAPLALETQYQLLEYPVNLITESDIIIQGNLKKLSEIGAEINLSQPIYPPELLLDILGEDLRLSSHLVNLEKRGKIWQATLKFQPLSLSEQRKLINFLFCRPQRWPVKNTAGELQSLWLLIISFCRGIGLICRVFLNRKTAL
- a CDS encoding DUF7305 domain-containing protein gives rise to the protein MKNRLYLDLMANKEKGFALPLALLIGLILMGTGITMMMRAQGDQSKVVAQKARADSLASAEAGVARVQDLLNSVRVMAKFPSHCKSGEDCWQTAEVATNPSTKLQKDLKKLAIATACGNDSRRDEIANKILAPTNQRAENPGLRDLTTGEWFDLGNNRYYRMVGYNFTPRSDPKILGWGYLTLEGRSRTSPETDLTKTNIDRDSDDNAASRNRVVVTIHIVGSLPPAFNRSKAPALWINKGATEDADQTSQMRSNAEYSGGAKFEGDVVMSDTTFDKGTLQPKLECFINTNKIQQPRPALDTPYKAQFVDESLPSLPKIPDNVPDNQRNLKLSESKTIFPRRDGDGDITDTTSTRKINDQDVEVYEYIFDSIDLNDREITITPGERVIFYVRQDITGNGGIEHDCSTVSSPTVCKAGNLQIYAYNQLASDSAQICLKGSKKLEAFIFAPNYSLGKNGSGAFVGAAWGKDWGKKTDCGSNNDAVAVTQGVEWTDLLIPKPGYLKSLPRVGKIASWCQEPIPEKDDTPTKPSKCVPD
- a CDS encoding DUF4079 domain-containing protein — protein: MQFVDFLALIHPVLAIVVVFPIIGLVVNFAWQTRQRRLETNAGNKSKIPPVAGPEHLRLGRWLTGTVVGVNLLALAYSVVYGFNGFVDQQKDGKLDSFQVFFVILMFFVTITSLVCLYRARQGLWRGIFATLTGMGLIIIGSQDGVWRLSAQWYWSHYYIGMAASLLMIFSLAIVEDIYKDRSHRWRIAHTILNCIALALFLGQAMTGSRDLLEIPLSWQKPAIYRCDFTNKTCPEPKSSTPLNNPIS
- a CDS encoding UDP-N-acetylmuramoyl-L-alanyl-D-glutamate--2,6-diaminopimelate ligase, with translation MKLQELLTNITPVSPISSPIASITEITGISTNSHACQPGDLFIGLPGTRVDGGEFWRSALETGAVAAIISPAAAAKFPPPEDASVMVVEDLVAATAAIAAKFYHYPAQTLKLIGVTGTNGKTTTTHLIEYFLSQAEIPTALFGTLYTRWQGFQETANHTTPFANELQASLAKAVSAGNEIAVMEVSSHALAQGRVQGCTFPVTVFTNLTRDHLDYHLDMEDYFAAKAKLFSPDYLQGKAIINLDDEYGQRLAASLSPQQVLTYSVSDASADFYTKDLHYQPTGVEGVMVTPQGEIAFASPLVGQYNLANLLAAVAAVLECGVDLGKVIGQIPQFSGVPGRMERVSTAPDQDISVIVDYAHTPDSLENVLTASRPFISGRMICVFGCGGDRDRTKRPLMGKIAAELADLAIVTSDNPRTESPERILEDIIAGIPPEITVQVISDRALAIDTAIQAAQPGDGVIIAGKGHEDYQILGTEKIPFDDREQARTALVKVKK